One segment of Trichlorobacter ammonificans DNA contains the following:
- the carB gene encoding carbamoyl-phosphate synthase large subunit, producing MPKRTDITKILIIGAGPIVIGQACEFDYSGTQACKALKEEGFEVVLLNSNPATIMTDPDFADRTYIEPVTPEVLAKIIEKERPDAVLPTLGGQTALNTAVAVAEMGVLDRFGVELIGAKLPAIKKAEDRTLFKQAMEKIGLEMPRSGLAHNRQEAMEVIKKVGFPAIIRPSFTLGGTGGGIAYNMEEYERMAMAGIEASPTDEILVDESIIGWKEYELEVMRDTADNVVIICSIENFDPMGVHTGDSITVAPAQTLTDKEYQLLRDASLKIIREIGVDTGGSNIQFGVNPKDGRLVVIEMNPRVSRSSALASKATGFPIAKIAAKLAVGYTLDEITNDITRETPACFEPTIDYVVTKIPRFTFEKFPAADAVLTTQMKSVGEVMSIGRTFKESFQKALRSLEIGVCGLDSKLFDLSTETRRALSTREQQLLLEKLRTPNAERIWYLGDALRSGMTVEDIYRQTGFDPWFVNNLRQIIEKEEELKALLPATITRDQLFEAKQYGFSDRMLATLWKTGEDTVRELRWKLGVRPVYKRVDTCAAEFVAYTPYLYSTYEEECEAEVTDRRKIIILGGGPNRIGQGIEFDYCCVHGVFALAEDGYETIMVNCNPETVSTDYDTSDRLYFEPLTLEDVLEIVAKETPCGVIVQFGGQTPLKLAVALEKAGVPIIGTTPDAIDRAEDRERFQEMLHKLKLLQPANGTARSCDEAQEVANRIGYPVVVRPSYVLGGRAMEIVYDVENLRRYMTTAVQASPEHPILIDKFLDAAIEVDVDALCDGTCVVIGGIMEHIEEAGIHSGDSACSLPPYSLPQRIIDEIRRQTEIMALELDVRGLMNVQYAVKNDTIYVLEVNPRASRTAPFVSKATGRPLAKIAARVMAGKSLAELHVSGDIVPSYYSVKEAVFPFVKFPGVDTLLGPEMKSTGEVMGIGDSFAEAFAKSQMGANVKLPLSGSVFISVRDEDKKLIVNAAEKLYKAGFGLLATAGTASFLEEKGIPVRRVNKVKEGRPHIVDALKNGDVQLVINTTQGAQAVADSFSIRREALMQGVAYYTTTAGAIAATDAIINLKEQELRVKPLQDYLDQEQK from the coding sequence ATGCCGAAAAGAACCGACATCACAAAGATTCTGATCATCGGAGCCGGGCCGATCGTCATCGGCCAGGCCTGCGAGTTCGACTACTCCGGCACCCAGGCCTGCAAGGCGCTGAAGGAGGAAGGGTTCGAGGTGGTGCTGCTGAACAGCAACCCGGCTACCATCATGACCGATCCCGACTTTGCCGACCGCACCTACATCGAGCCGGTGACACCGGAGGTATTGGCGAAGATCATCGAGAAGGAGCGTCCCGATGCCGTGCTGCCGACGCTAGGGGGGCAGACCGCGCTCAACACGGCAGTGGCCGTGGCGGAGATGGGGGTACTGGACAGATTCGGGGTGGAGCTGATCGGCGCCAAGCTGCCGGCCATCAAAAAGGCCGAAGACCGCACTCTGTTCAAGCAGGCCATGGAAAAGATCGGGCTTGAGATGCCCCGCTCCGGACTGGCGCATAATCGCCAGGAGGCGATGGAGGTAATCAAGAAAGTCGGGTTTCCCGCCATCATCCGTCCCTCCTTCACCTTGGGAGGAACCGGTGGCGGTATCGCCTATAACATGGAAGAGTATGAACGAATGGCCATGGCCGGCATCGAGGCGTCCCCCACCGACGAGATTCTGGTTGATGAGTCGATCATCGGCTGGAAGGAGTATGAGCTGGAGGTGATGCGGGACACCGCCGACAACGTCGTGATCATCTGCTCCATTGAAAACTTTGACCCGATGGGGGTCCATACCGGCGATTCCATCACCGTGGCCCCGGCCCAGACCTTGACCGACAAGGAGTATCAACTGCTGCGGGATGCCTCCCTCAAGATCATCCGCGAGATCGGCGTGGACACCGGTGGCTCCAACATCCAGTTCGGCGTCAACCCCAAGGACGGCCGCCTGGTGGTGATCGAGATGAACCCGCGGGTGTCCCGTTCGTCAGCCCTGGCCTCCAAGGCCACCGGCTTTCCCATAGCCAAAATAGCGGCCAAGCTGGCCGTGGGCTATACCCTGGACGAGATCACCAACGACATTACCCGCGAAACACCGGCATGTTTTGAGCCGACTATCGACTATGTGGTCACCAAGATTCCCCGTTTCACCTTCGAGAAGTTCCCGGCGGCTGATGCCGTACTGACCACCCAGATGAAGTCGGTGGGGGAGGTGATGTCCATTGGCCGCACCTTCAAGGAGTCGTTTCAAAAGGCGTTGCGCTCCCTGGAAATCGGAGTCTGCGGATTGGATTCCAAGTTGTTCGATCTGTCCACCGAGACCCGGCGGGCGCTTTCGACCAGAGAGCAACAACTGCTTCTGGAAAAGCTGCGGACCCCCAACGCCGAGCGGATCTGGTACCTGGGTGATGCTCTGCGCAGCGGCATGACCGTGGAAGATATCTACCGCCAGACCGGGTTTGATCCCTGGTTCGTCAATAACCTCCGTCAGATCATCGAGAAGGAGGAAGAGCTGAAGGCTCTGCTCCCTGCCACGATTACCCGTGATCAGCTTTTTGAGGCAAAACAGTACGGTTTTTCGGACCGGATGCTGGCCACGCTCTGGAAGACTGGTGAGGATACGGTACGGGAGCTGCGCTGGAAGCTGGGGGTTCGTCCGGTCTACAAACGAGTGGATACCTGCGCCGCCGAATTCGTCGCCTACACACCATACCTCTATTCCACGTACGAAGAGGAGTGCGAAGCCGAAGTAACCGACCGCAGGAAGATAATCATCCTGGGTGGCGGCCCCAACCGGATCGGGCAGGGGATCGAGTTCGACTACTGCTGTGTGCACGGCGTCTTTGCGCTGGCCGAGGACGGCTACGAGACCATCATGGTCAACTGCAACCCGGAGACGGTTTCCACTGACTACGACACCTCGGATCGGCTCTACTTTGAGCCGCTGACGCTGGAAGATGTGCTGGAAATTGTTGCCAAGGAAACCCCCTGCGGCGTCATTGTTCAGTTCGGCGGTCAGACACCGCTGAAACTGGCGGTAGCCCTGGAAAAGGCCGGAGTTCCGATCATCGGCACCACTCCCGATGCTATTGACCGGGCGGAAGACCGTGAGCGGTTCCAGGAAATGCTGCACAAATTGAAGCTGCTGCAACCGGCCAACGGTACGGCCCGCTCCTGCGACGAGGCGCAAGAGGTGGCCAACAGGATCGGCTATCCGGTGGTCGTGCGTCCCTCCTATGTACTGGGAGGACGGGCCATGGAGATCGTCTATGACGTGGAGAATTTGCGACGTTACATGACGACTGCGGTGCAGGCGTCGCCTGAGCACCCGATCCTGATCGATAAATTTTTGGATGCAGCTATCGAGGTCGACGTTGATGCCCTCTGCGACGGCACCTGCGTGGTGATCGGCGGTATCATGGAGCATATCGAGGAAGCCGGCATCCATTCCGGCGACTCGGCCTGCTCGTTGCCACCGTACTCACTGCCCCAGAGGATTATCGACGAAATCCGTCGCCAGACCGAGATCATGGCACTGGAGTTGGATGTCAGGGGCTTGATGAACGTCCAGTATGCGGTAAAGAACGACACCATCTACGTACTGGAAGTAAACCCGAGGGCTTCCCGTACGGCGCCGTTCGTTTCCAAGGCCACCGGACGTCCCCTGGCGAAAATAGCCGCCCGGGTCATGGCGGGCAAAAGCCTCGCAGAACTGCATGTCTCCGGCGATATCGTACCCTCCTACTATTCAGTGAAGGAAGCGGTCTTCCCCTTTGTTAAGTTCCCCGGTGTGGATACCTTGCTTGGTCCAGAGATGAAATCCACCGGCGAGGTTATGGGGATCGGCGATAGCTTTGCCGAAGCGTTCGCCAAGTCTCAAATGGGGGCAAACGTCAAGCTCCCGCTTTCCGGCAGCGTCTTTATAAGTGTGCGGGATGAAGACAAGAAACTTATTGTAAATGCTGCTGAAAAGCTGTATAAGGCTGGTTTCGGTCTGCTGGCAACGGCGGGAACCGCCTCGTTTCTGGAGGAGAAGGGCATTCCGGTACGGCGCGTCAACAAAGTCAAGGAAGGGCGCCCCCATATCGTTGATGCTCTGAAAAACGGCGATGTGCAGCTGGTGATCAACACGACCCAAGGTGCTCAGGCTGTTGCCGACTCGTTCTCCATTCGGCGTGAAGCACTGATGCAGGGGGTTGCCTACTACACCACGACAGCCGGTGCAATTGCAGCAACCGACGCCATTATCAACTTGAAAGAGCAGGAACTGCGGGTTAAGCCGCTGCAAGATTATCTTGATCAGGAGCAGAAGTAA
- the carB gene encoding carbamoyl-phosphate synthase large subunit: MPKRTDIHKILIIGSGPIIIGQACEFDYSGTQACKALRALGYKIVLVNSNPATIMTDPGMADVTYIEPLNVPTLTEIIAKERPDALLPNLGGQTGLNLSSALAEAGVLEKYGVKVIGVNLDAIKRGEDRETFKQTMDALGIEMARSDIAHSLDEAKAVLETIGFPVVIRPAYTMGGTGGGFAYNMEEFETIVNRGLSVSPIRQVLVEESILGWEELELEVVRDAKNQKITVCFIENVDAVGVHTGDSFCTAPMLTISQELQDRLQRDAYKIVDAIEVIGGTNVQFAHDPTTGRVVVIEINPRTSRSSALASKATGFPIALVSAMLAAGMTLDEIPYWRDGSLEKYTPSGDYVVVKFARWAFEKFKGVEDKLGTQMRAVGEVMSIGKNYKEALQKAIRSLENGRYGLGFAKDFNKRSLPELLELLAEATSERQFILYEALRKGAGIEQLHQRTHIKVWFLEQMKELVELEEKILAHKWGQLPNELLIQAKQDGFSDRYLAQLLHVPEEQIRERRLTLDILESWEPVPVSGVEDAAYYFSTYNAPDSVAVSARKKIMVLGGGPNRIGQGIEFDYCCVHTAFALKDAGYETIMVNCNPETVSTDYDTSDKLYFEPLTVEDVLSIYAKEQPEGVLVQFGGQTPLNIARQLQEAGVRIIGTQPDTIDLAEDREQFNAMMRKLGIPQPESGMASKLEDAIVIAERIGYPIIVRPSYVLGGRAMEVVYDEEMLREYLAKAVDVTPERPILIDRFLENAIEAEADAISDGVDAFVPAVMEHIEMAGVHSGDSACVIPPVNIPARHIATIDEYTRRIAVEMGVVGLMNIQYAIADDKVYILEANPRASRTVPLVSKVCNIPMPRIAVQVMLGAKLKELGLARKQLPHFGVKEAVFPFNMFPEVDPVLGPEMRSTGEVLGMARSYGMAFYKSQEATGGLLPLEGAVLITVAERDRGHLSAVAQRFVELGFSLLATQGTAAYLEKHGIAAKQVPKLYEGRPNLADVITNKEVQLVINTPSGKSSIHDDSYIRKAAIKHKIPYITTMAAAVAAAEGIAARKHGQEAIRSLQEYHALLV; the protein is encoded by the coding sequence ATGCCCAAACGAACCGACATCCACAAAATCCTGATCATTGGTTCCGGTCCGATCATCATCGGCCAGGCCTGCGAGTTTGACTATTCCGGCACCCAGGCCTGCAAGGCCCTGCGGGCCCTTGGCTATAAAATTGTGCTGGTCAACTCCAACCCGGCCACCATCATGACCGATCCCGGCATGGCTGACGTGACCTACATCGAGCCGCTGAACGTGCCGACTCTGACCGAGATCATCGCCAAGGAGCGGCCCGATGCCTTGCTGCCCAACCTGGGGGGACAGACCGGTCTGAACCTCTCCAGCGCCCTGGCCGAGGCCGGCGTGTTGGAGAAATATGGAGTCAAGGTGATCGGCGTTAACCTGGATGCCATCAAGCGCGGTGAGGACCGCGAGACTTTCAAGCAGACCATGGACGCACTGGGCATCGAGATGGCCCGCAGCGATATTGCCCACTCCCTGGATGAGGCCAAGGCGGTGCTGGAAACCATCGGTTTCCCGGTGGTGATCCGACCGGCCTACACCATGGGGGGCACCGGCGGCGGATTTGCCTACAACATGGAAGAGTTCGAGACCATCGTCAACCGTGGCCTGTCGGTCAGTCCGATCAGGCAGGTGCTGGTGGAGGAGTCGATCCTGGGCTGGGAAGAGCTGGAGCTGGAAGTGGTGCGGGATGCCAAGAACCAGAAGATCACGGTCTGCTTCATCGAGAACGTGGACGCCGTGGGGGTGCATACCGGCGATTCTTTCTGCACCGCCCCGATGCTGACCATCAGTCAAGAACTGCAGGATCGCCTGCAACGCGACGCTTACAAGATCGTTGATGCCATCGAGGTGATCGGCGGCACCAACGTGCAGTTCGCCCACGACCCCACAACCGGCCGGGTGGTGGTGATCGAGATCAATCCCCGCACCTCCCGTTCCTCGGCTCTGGCCTCCAAGGCTACCGGCTTCCCGATCGCCCTGGTTTCAGCCATGCTGGCCGCCGGCATGACCCTGGACGAGATTCCCTACTGGCGTGACGGTTCCTTGGAAAAATACACCCCCTCCGGCGACTACGTGGTGGTCAAGTTTGCCCGCTGGGCCTTCGAGAAGTTCAAGGGGGTGGAGGACAAGCTGGGCACCCAGATGCGGGCCGTGGGCGAAGTGATGAGCATCGGTAAAAACTACAAGGAGGCGCTGCAAAAGGCGATCCGCTCCCTGGAGAACGGTCGTTACGGCCTGGGTTTTGCCAAGGATTTCAACAAGCGCAGCCTGCCCGAGCTGCTGGAGCTGCTGGCCGAGGCCACCAGCGAGCGACAGTTCATCCTGTACGAGGCGCTGCGCAAGGGGGCCGGTATTGAGCAGCTCCACCAGCGCACCCATATCAAGGTCTGGTTCCTGGAGCAGATGAAGGAGCTGGTGGAACTTGAGGAAAAGATTCTTGCCCACAAATGGGGCCAGCTGCCGAACGAATTGCTGATACAGGCCAAGCAGGACGGATTCTCGGATCGCTACCTGGCCCAGCTCCTCCACGTTCCTGAAGAACAGATCCGAGAGCGGCGTCTCACGCTCGATATACTGGAGTCGTGGGAACCGGTGCCGGTCAGCGGTGTGGAGGATGCGGCCTACTATTTCTCTACCTACAACGCACCGGACAGCGTGGCGGTTTCGGCGCGCAAGAAGATCATGGTGCTGGGTGGCGGCCCCAACCGGATTGGCCAGGGGATTGAGTTCGACTACTGCTGCGTGCACACCGCCTTTGCCCTCAAGGATGCCGGCTATGAGACCATCATGGTCAACTGCAACCCGGAGACGGTTTCCACGGACTACGACACCTCGGACAAACTCTACTTCGAACCTTTGACCGTGGAGGATGTGCTGTCGATCTACGCCAAGGAGCAGCCGGAAGGGGTGCTGGTGCAGTTCGGCGGCCAGACGCCGCTCAATATCGCCCGTCAGCTGCAGGAGGCAGGCGTCAGGATCATCGGCACCCAGCCCGATACCATCGATCTGGCCGAGGACCGTGAGCAGTTCAACGCCATGATGCGTAAACTTGGCATCCCGCAGCCCGAATCGGGCATGGCCAGCAAGCTGGAAGACGCCATCGTGATTGCCGAGCGGATCGGTTATCCGATCATCGTCCGCCCCTCGTACGTGCTGGGCGGCCGGGCCATGGAGGTGGTCTACGACGAGGAGATGCTGCGGGAGTATCTGGCCAAGGCGGTGGATGTCACCCCGGAGCGGCCGATCCTGATCGACCGTTTCCTTGAGAACGCCATCGAGGCCGAGGCCGACGCCATCAGCGACGGGGTTGACGCCTTCGTACCGGCGGTGATGGAACATATCGAGATGGCCGGGGTCCACTCCGGCGACTCGGCCTGCGTGATTCCGCCGGTCAATATCCCGGCCAGGCATATCGCCACCATTGACGAGTATACCCGCCGCATTGCCGTGGAGATGGGAGTGGTGGGGCTGATGAACATCCAATACGCCATCGCCGATGACAAGGTCTACATCCTGGAGGCCAACCCCCGGGCCAGTCGCACCGTGCCGCTGGTCTCCAAGGTCTGCAACATCCCGATGCCGCGCATCGCGGTGCAGGTGATGCTGGGGGCCAAGCTGAAAGAGCTGGGGCTGGCACGTAAGCAGTTGCCGCACTTCGGGGTCAAGGAGGCGGTTTTCCCGTTCAACATGTTCCCCGAAGTGGACCCGGTGCTGGGCCCGGAGATGCGTTCCACCGGCGAGGTGCTGGGGATGGCGCGGAGCTACGGCATGGCCTTCTACAAGTCCCAGGAAGCCACCGGCGGCCTGCTGCCGTTGGAAGGGGCGGTGCTGATCACTGTGGCCGAGCGGGATCGCGGACACCTGTCGGCAGTGGCGCAACGCTTCGTTGAGCTGGGCTTCTCGCTGCTGGCCACCCAGGGTACGGCTGCCTATCTGGAAAAGCACGGCATTGCAGCCAAACAGGTGCCGAAACTGTACGAAGGACGCCCCAACCTGGCTGACGTCATTACCAATAAAGAGGTCCAGCTGGTGATCAATACCCCATCGGGCAAGAGCAGTATCCATGACGATTCGTACATTCGCAAGGCCGCCATCAAGCACAAGATTCCATACATCACCACCATGGCGGCCGCCGTTGCCGCTGCCGAGGGGATCGCAGCCCGCAAGCATGGTCAGGAGGCGATCCGCAGCCTGCAGGAGTACCACGCATTGTTAGTGTAG
- a CDS encoding DMT family protein yields the protein MRTVVLLVISNIFMTFAWYAHLKNLSNRHWFIAVLVSWGIAFFEYLVQVPANRIGYNGSFTLAQLKITQEVITLAVFIPFAVFYMGVPLKLDYLWAGCCLAGAVYFIFR from the coding sequence GTGAGAACCGTCGTACTGCTGGTCATCTCCAACATTTTCATGACCTTTGCCTGGTACGCCCACCTGAAGAACCTGAGCAACCGGCACTGGTTCATCGCGGTGCTGGTCTCCTGGGGAATCGCCTTTTTCGAGTACCTGGTACAGGTGCCGGCCAACCGGATCGGGTACAACGGCTCATTTACCCTGGCGCAACTGAAGATCACCCAGGAGGTGATCACGCTGGCGGTTTTTATTCCCTTTGCGGTCTTCTACATGGGGGTGCCGCTGAAGCTGGACTACCTCTGGGCCGGCTGTTGCCTGGCCGGGGCTGTTTATTTCATCTTTCGCTGA
- a CDS encoding radical SAM protein — MKYLDLYQSGELCARVREAYGRLAACDLCPHRCGVNRIKGEQGRCRSGLKPGIASANLHRGEEPPISGSRGSGTIFFSGCTLRCVFCQNFPISQQGAGETISTGELARKMLHLQKRGAHNINLVTPSHWLPQFLAALWLAVPQGFRLPIVWNSSGYETVDALRLLDGVVSVYLPDMKYSDELQADELSAAPGYPDVNRAAVQEMLRQVGHLQVDDNGIALHGLIIRHLVLPQGRAGSTETLPWIAENLGLETHIALMSQYFPAHRAAALAGINRSLIHNEYDAAVEALEAAGLENGWVQELDEERGPV; from the coding sequence ATGAAATATCTCGATCTCTATCAATCAGGCGAGCTTTGTGCGCGGGTTCGTGAGGCCTACGGCAGATTGGCCGCCTGCGATCTTTGTCCGCACCGCTGTGGAGTGAACCGGATCAAAGGAGAGCAGGGCAGGTGCCGCAGCGGCCTGAAGCCGGGCATCGCCTCGGCCAACCTGCATCGTGGGGAAGAGCCGCCCATCAGCGGCAGTCGGGGATCAGGCACCATCTTCTTCTCGGGCTGTACCTTGCGGTGCGTTTTCTGCCAGAACTTTCCCATCAGCCAGCAGGGGGCCGGCGAGACCATTTCAACCGGTGAGCTGGCCAGGAAAATGTTGCATCTGCAGAAACGGGGAGCCCACAACATCAACCTGGTGACCCCCAGCCACTGGCTGCCACAGTTCCTGGCGGCGCTCTGGCTGGCCGTTCCCCAGGGGTTCCGGCTGCCGATCGTCTGGAACTCCAGCGGGTACGAAACGGTGGATGCGCTGCGCCTGCTTGACGGTGTTGTCAGCGTTTATCTGCCGGATATGAAGTACAGCGATGAGCTTCAGGCAGACGAGCTGTCCGCGGCACCGGGGTATCCTGACGTGAACCGGGCGGCTGTTCAGGAGATGCTGCGCCAGGTGGGACATCTGCAGGTGGATGACAACGGGATTGCGCTGCACGGGCTGATCATCCGCCATCTGGTGCTGCCGCAGGGCAGGGCCGGCTCAACGGAAACCCTGCCCTGGATTGCGGAAAACCTGGGGCTTGAGACGCATATCGCCCTGATGAGCCAGTATTTTCCGGCCCACCGGGCCGCCGCACTGGCGGGAATCAATCGCAGCCTGATTCATAACGAGTATGATGCTGCCGTGGAGGCGCTGGAAGCCGCAGGGCTGGAAAACGGCTGGGTGCAGGAGCTGGATGAAGAGCGAGGCCCGGTGTGA
- the carA gene encoding glutamine-hydrolyzing carbamoyl-phosphate synthase small subunit, with product MKAILALADGRIFEGKSFGAGGEATGEVVFNTAMTGYQEVLTDPSYKGQMVTMTYTQIGNTGINPEDIESRGLFLSGFIVREYLDFPSNFRSTMTLDAYLKEHGVVGIQGIDTRALTRHLRDKGAQNGIISTVDHNHASLIAKARAVPSMAGLDLASGVSCDKPYHWTEGLWTLGEGYPQVDPATLRYKVVAYDFGIKYNILRCLVDAGCDVTVVPATFPAEEALALNPDGIFLSNGPGDPEPLAESIEIIRTFIGRKPIFGICLGHQLLGLALGGKTVKLPFGNHGSNLPVMDMATRKVEITSQNHGFAVDLDSLGDAACLGHENLNDQTVEGISHCALPIFSVQHHPEASPGPHDSHYLFGRFVELMEKNR from the coding sequence ATGAAAGCGATCCTCGCGCTGGCAGACGGACGCATCTTTGAAGGGAAATCATTCGGAGCAGGCGGAGAGGCCACCGGCGAAGTGGTGTTCAACACCGCCATGACCGGTTACCAGGAGGTGCTGACCGATCCCTCCTACAAGGGGCAGATGGTCACCATGACCTATACCCAGATCGGCAACACCGGTATCAACCCCGAGGATATCGAGAGCCGGGGGCTGTTTCTGTCCGGCTTCATCGTGCGGGAGTACCTGGATTTTCCCTCCAACTTCCGCTCCACCATGACACTGGATGCCTATCTGAAAGAACATGGCGTGGTGGGAATCCAGGGGATCGATACCCGGGCCCTTACCCGTCACCTGCGGGACAAGGGAGCCCAGAACGGCATCATTTCCACCGTCGACCATAACCATGCCTCCCTGATTGCCAAGGCCCGGGCCGTTCCCAGCATGGCCGGACTCGATCTGGCTTCCGGCGTCTCCTGCGACAAGCCGTACCACTGGACCGAAGGGCTGTGGACGCTGGGGGAGGGGTATCCCCAGGTCGATCCGGCGACGCTCAGGTACAAGGTCGTGGCCTATGACTTCGGCATCAAGTACAACATCCTGCGCTGTCTGGTGGATGCCGGCTGCGACGTGACCGTGGTGCCGGCCACCTTCCCGGCGGAGGAGGCACTGGCCTTGAATCCGGACGGTATCTTTCTCAGTAACGGGCCCGGCGACCCGGAGCCGCTTGCCGAATCAATCGAGATTATCCGGACGTTCATCGGCAGAAAACCGATCTTCGGCATCTGCCTGGGTCACCAGTTGCTGGGTCTGGCCCTGGGGGGCAAAACGGTCAAGCTTCCCTTCGGCAACCACGGTTCCAACCTGCCGGTCATGGACATGGCAACCCGCAAGGTGGAGATCACCTCCCAGAACCACGGTTTTGCGGTGGATCTGGATTCGCTGGGAGATGCCGCCTGCCTGGGACATGAGAACCTGAACGACCAGACCGTGGAGGGGATCAGCCACTGTGCACTGCCGATCTTCTCGGTCCAGCACCATCCTGAAGCCTCGCCCGGACCCCATGATTCGCACTATCTGTTTGGCAGGTTCGTAGAACTGATGGAGAAGAACCGGTAG
- a CDS encoding DUF488 domain-containing protein gives MIRTKRIYDQPAADDGRRILVDRLWPRGLSREEARLDLWMREIAPSDELRRWYGHDPQRWEEFRTRYRQELYNQSQALAELRRWSNDETVTLLFAAKNIEQNNAVVVKEVVESFS, from the coding sequence GTGATCAGGACCAAGCGGATCTACGATCAGCCTGCAGCCGATGACGGCCGGCGTATCCTGGTGGATCGTCTCTGGCCCCGCGGCCTTTCCCGCGAAGAAGCCCGGCTTGATCTCTGGATGCGGGAGATTGCCCCGTCGGACGAGCTGCGTCGCTGGTACGGACACGATCCCCAGCGCTGGGAAGAGTTCCGGACCCGTTACCGGCAGGAGTTGTACAACCAGAGCCAGGCGCTTGCTGAACTCCGGCGCTGGTCCAATGATGAAACCGTGACCCTGCTGTTTGCGGCAAAAAACATTGAGCAGAACAACGCCGTTGTTGTGAAAGAAGTAGTTGAGTCATTTTCATAA
- a CDS encoding dihydroorotase has protein sequence MNLLIKGGRVIDPSQHIDGVMDVLVENGLVKELGQGLTAPTGAETVDASGKYVVPGLIDMHVHLRDPGLEYKEDIVSGTKAAVAGGFTSVCCMPNTKPCIDNKAVATYIINKAKTEGFCNVFPVGNITYGMNGERLAEMGDLKESGCVAVSDDGKPVKNSELMRRALEYAKGMGILVISHAEELDLVGAGVMNEGFTSTELGLKGIPRVAEDIATAREVMLAEYTGAPIHIAHVSTEGAVRIIRDAKARGVKVTCETAPHYFTLTDDAVRGYNTNAKMNPPLREASDVAAIKAGLRDGTIDAIATDHAPHHLDEKDVEFNEAMNGIIGLETALPLSLALVDDGVLTLQLLIEKMTCKPSDILGLGRGTLKAGAVADLTVIDPKKQWTVTAESLASKSKNSPWLGQTMTGAAACTVVGGRVVFSGR, from the coding sequence ATGAATCTTCTGATCAAAGGCGGCAGGGTGATCGATCCTTCCCAGCATATCGATGGGGTGATGGATGTTCTGGTGGAAAACGGGCTGGTGAAGGAGCTGGGCCAGGGGCTGACTGCGCCGACAGGCGCAGAGACCGTCGATGCAAGCGGCAAATACGTGGTGCCGGGGCTTATCGACATGCACGTCCATCTGCGGGACCCCGGTCTTGAGTATAAGGAGGATATCGTCTCCGGCACAAAAGCCGCGGTTGCGGGCGGTTTCACTTCGGTCTGCTGCATGCCCAACACCAAACCCTGCATCGACAACAAGGCGGTGGCCACCTACATCATCAACAAGGCAAAAACCGAAGGGTTCTGCAACGTTTTCCCGGTGGGCAACATCACCTACGGCATGAATGGCGAGCGTTTGGCCGAAATGGGCGACCTGAAGGAATCAGGCTGCGTGGCGGTGTCCGATGACGGCAAGCCGGTAAAAAACAGCGAACTGATGCGTCGGGCGCTGGAATACGCCAAGGGGATGGGCATTCTGGTGATCTCCCACGCCGAGGAGCTGGACCTGGTGGGCGCCGGGGTGATGAACGAAGGCTTCACCTCGACGGAACTGGGACTGAAGGGAATCCCCCGGGTAGCTGAAGATATCGCCACGGCCCGTGAAGTCATGTTAGCCGAGTATACCGGTGCCCCGATTCATATCGCCCATGTCTCAACCGAGGGGGCAGTTCGGATCATCCGTGATGCCAAGGCGCGGGGAGTCAAGGTGACCTGCGAGACCGCCCCCCATTACTTTACGCTTACCGACGACGCGGTGCGGGGGTACAACACCAATGCCAAGATGAATCCGCCCCTGCGGGAGGCTTCCGATGTGGCAGCCATCAAGGCGGGGCTTCGCGACGGCACCATCGACGCCATTGCCACCGACCATGCGCCGCACCATCTGGATGAGAAGGATGTGGAGTTCAATGAGGCCATGAACGGTATCATCGGTCTGGAAACCGCGCTTCCCCTTTCCCTGGCCCTGGTTGACGACGGGGTGCTGACACTTCAGCTGCTGATTGAAAAAATGACCTGTAAGCCATCTGATATACTCGGGCTTGGCCGGGGAACCCTGAAGGCTGGTGCCGTAGCCGACCTCACGGTGATCGATCCGAAGAAGCAGTGGACCGTAACCGCAGAGTCACTTGCCAGCAAATCCAAGAATTCCCCTTGGTTGGGACAGACCATGACCGGGGCTGCCGCCTGCACGGTAGTTGGGGGCAGGGTGGTATTCAGCGGCCGCTGA